A genomic region of Rhodospirillales bacterium contains the following coding sequences:
- a CDS encoding transglutaminase domain-containing protein — protein sequence MADNFNYLGDITTIPNIFRMEREPDRPGPLENFNTAAYDLSNESKHPNARDIQKALPSLETAPEAIQSFISEIRDIPPMDKLQAVHQFVLGHMAYDQEEARLEEITKHSDTNYEDVFKNLDSGDCDNLATFETALLRYAGFEDKDITYVSGRFEYRHKELTGSVQHAAIIVNVDEQPYLLDTFIYQDGPVALDKNLKGTGQTSLVEVDNQKLAVDVQIKTPTWFFPVDPAQNAFVVLNEEDQKRWKMPEENKPAFNTDQPFSIP from the coding sequence ATGGCTGATAATTTTAACTATCTCGGAGACATCACCACCATCCCGAATATATTCAGGATGGAAAGAGAACCTGACCGCCCCGGACCACTGGAAAACTTCAATACGGCGGCCTATGACCTCTCTAACGAAAGCAAGCATCCCAACGCGCGCGATATCCAAAAAGCCCTGCCGTCACTGGAAACCGCTCCGGAAGCCATACAGTCTTTTATTTCTGAAATCAGGGATATCCCGCCCATGGACAAGCTACAGGCGGTTCATCAATTCGTCCTCGGCCATATGGCTTATGATCAAGAAGAAGCCCGCCTTGAGGAAATCACAAAACACAGCGACACCAACTATGAAGACGTGTTCAAAAATCTGGATAGTGGAGATTGCGACAACCTGGCAACCTTCGAAACGGCCTTACTCCGGTATGCCGGATTTGAAGACAAGGATATAACTTATGTTTCTGGAAGATTTGAATACCGTCACAAAGAACTTACAGGGAGTGTACAGCACGCCGCTATTATTGTGAACGTAGACGAACAGCCGTATTTGCTCGATACGTTCATATACCAGGACGGCCCCGTCGCCCTTGACAAGAACCTGAAAGGAACCGGGCAAACATCCTTAGTTGAAGTTGATAATCAAAAACTGGCCGTTGATGTACAAATCAAAACACCGACATGGTTCTTCCCCGTAGATCCCGCGCAAAATGCATTTGTCGTATTAAATGAAGAAGATCAGAAACGCTGGAAAATGCCAGAAGAAAACAAACCGGCATTCAATACCGATCAGCCGTTTTCTATTCCCTAA
- a CDS encoding mechanosensitive ion channel family protein: MSNEINTSEIKSLEDLWAITTDIWTHGFMGVDIGKIIIALLILGGFLLLRGLFSKYILARLHAWSSRTDTKVDDKIIDALIPPIRFIPVILGLFFAAQYAELDEKLGTMWDSILRSLIVFVIFWSLHRALGPLSIMMRKLEKVLTPMMVQWIFKVLKVLVIFIGGAIILEIWGIAVGPLLAGLGLFGAAVALGAQDLFKNLIGGITVIAEKRFAPGDWILVEGVVEGTVEDIGFRSTKIRRFDKAPVHVPNAQLSDAAVTNFSRMTHRRIYWKVGVVYDTSVDQLKTIRDEILAYLEKNDDFVKPDEVPLFVRVDSFGASSIDIMIYCFTRTTVWGEWLDVKEQFALAIKEIVEDKAKTSFAFPSTSLYIEKWPGRDTPEAFVPPGK; this comes from the coding sequence ATGAGTAACGAAATCAACACATCTGAAATCAAATCCCTCGAAGATTTATGGGCCATCACCACAGACATCTGGACACACGGGTTTATGGGCGTCGATATCGGAAAAATCATCATTGCCCTGCTGATTTTAGGAGGCTTCCTCTTGCTGCGCGGCCTATTCAGTAAATACATCCTGGCGCGCCTGCATGCCTGGAGCAGCCGGACGGACACCAAGGTCGACGACAAAATTATTGATGCCCTGATCCCGCCCATTCGTTTTATCCCGGTTATTCTGGGCCTTTTCTTTGCCGCACAATATGCCGAGCTGGATGAAAAACTCGGCACAATGTGGGACAGCATCCTGCGTTCCCTGATCGTTTTTGTCATTTTCTGGTCGCTGCACCGGGCGCTCGGCCCTCTGAGCATCATGATGCGCAAGCTGGAAAAAGTCCTGACCCCGATGATGGTCCAGTGGATTTTCAAAGTTTTAAAAGTGCTGGTCATCTTTATCGGCGGTGCGATTATCCTCGAAATCTGGGGGATTGCCGTTGGGCCACTGCTGGCCGGTCTGGGGCTGTTTGGTGCGGCCGTCGCTCTGGGAGCACAAGACCTGTTCAAAAACCTGATCGGCGGCATTACTGTGATTGCTGAAAAGCGTTTTGCCCCCGGCGACTGGATTTTGGTCGAAGGCGTTGTCGAAGGCACAGTAGAAGATATCGGTTTCCGGTCCACCAAAATCCGCCGGTTCGACAAAGCCCCGGTGCACGTTCCCAACGCCCAGCTCTCCGACGCCGCCGTCACCAATTTCAGTCGCATGACCCACCGCCGCATTTACTGGAAAGTCGGCGTGGTCTATGACACCAGCGTTGACCAGCTCAAAACCATCCGTGATGAAATACTGGCCTATCTGGAAAAAAACGACGATTTCGTCAAACCCGACGAAGTGCCCCTGTTCGTCAGGGTCGACAGCTTCGGCGCCTCATCCATAGATATCATGATTTACTGCTTTACCCGCACAACGGTCTGGGGAGAATGGCTGGACGTCAAAGAACAATTCGCACTGGCCATCAAGGAAATCGTCGAGGACAAAGCCAAAACATCTTTTGCCTTCCCGTCGACCTCGCTGTATATCGAAAAATGGCCCGGCAGAGATACCCCGGAAGCATTTGTCCCACCCGGGAAATAA
- a CDS encoding cation:proton antiporter: MYPLISLLLIWCCVYIAIIFAQKTRLTPVLYFLFLGSLMVNTGILPHETDPFIEGFSEIGIILIMFALGFEECSTKFVKSMKRSWGIAFFGAVAPFFTAFFLALVFWEDINVAIICGLAMTATAVSLTMVSLKSEGLNTSRAATGIMTSAILDDIASLALLAILVPIAAGEGVIDPLHILMIVGKTIAFFVFVVAVAKYALPHIMPQWFERVPVIGKYGMRHLLEFGRGEHATLTVLIMALGMGLLAHYMGFHPAVGAYMAGLIMKEEYFNFQCAAGTNHYERTKTIIENVAFSWIGPVFFVYLGTQIVFDWDVFVSVIPKTIILVLSLFVAQVLSAALAARYTAGFSSVESLMIGFGMLGRAELAFVVMSIAYLEKSIISTEVFYTLMFTAFWLNVSVPVTISFWKPYFTGQKTMPGFGNDRK, encoded by the coding sequence ATGTATCCCTTGATTTCTCTATTGCTTATCTGGTGCTGTGTTTATATTGCCATCATTTTTGCGCAAAAAACTCGATTAACGCCGGTTCTTTATTTTCTTTTTCTGGGATCGTTGATGGTTAATACCGGAATTTTGCCGCATGAGACGGATCCTTTTATCGAAGGGTTTTCAGAGATAGGCATTATTCTGATTATGTTTGCGCTTGGATTTGAAGAATGTTCGACTAAATTCGTCAAAAGTATGAAACGCAGTTGGGGGATCGCGTTTTTTGGTGCCGTTGCTCCTTTTTTTACAGCTTTTTTCTTAGCGCTGGTTTTCTGGGAAGATATTAATGTCGCAATTATTTGCGGTCTTGCTATGACGGCAACGGCCGTTTCTCTTACCATGGTTTCACTGAAAAGCGAGGGGCTTAATACATCGCGGGCCGCGACCGGGATTATGACATCGGCCATTCTGGACGATATTGCGTCTTTGGCTTTGTTGGCTATCCTGGTGCCTATTGCCGCTGGCGAAGGGGTGATTGATCCCCTTCATATTTTAATGATTGTCGGCAAGACTATCGCATTTTTTGTGTTTGTGGTTGCTGTCGCAAAATACGCATTACCGCATATTATGCCTCAATGGTTTGAGAGAGTTCCGGTGATTGGTAAATATGGAATGCGTCATTTGCTGGAGTTCGGGCGAGGGGAGCATGCGACACTTACCGTTTTGATTATGGCACTCGGTATGGGGCTTTTGGCTCATTACATGGGGTTCCACCCGGCTGTGGGGGCTTATATGGCAGGTCTTATCATGAAAGAGGAGTATTTCAATTTTCAATGTGCTGCCGGGACTAACCATTATGAGCGAACCAAAACGATCATAGAAAATGTTGCGTTTTCCTGGATCGGGCCGGTGTTCTTTGTATATCTGGGGACCCAGATTGTTTTTGATTGGGATGTTTTTGTATCCGTTATCCCCAAGACCATTATTTTGGTGCTAAGTCTTTTTGTGGCGCAGGTTCTTTCCGCGGCTTTGGCCGCCCGTTATACGGCTGGTTTCAGTAGTGTTGAAAGCCTTATGATAGGTTTTGGTATGCTTGGTCGTGCAGAATTGGCTTTTGTCGTGATGAGTATTGCGTATTTGGAGAAAAGCATTATTAGCACTGAGGTTTTTTATACGCTGATGTTTACAGCATTTTGGCTGAATGTTTCGGTGCCGGTGACCATATCGTTCTGGAAACCCTATTTTACCGGGCAGAAAACGATGCCGGGATTTGGCAATGACCGTAAGTGA
- a CDS encoding TraR/DksA C4-type zinc finger protein, which translates to MTVSEFLDLQALKRQLLVQRDELERLSAISAESRAAVELDQTVQGRLSRMDAIQQQEMAKETERRRAIERQRIDAALKRMEDGDYGYCVKCDEEIVAARLNLDPATPTCINCAY; encoded by the coding sequence ATGACCGTAAGTGAATTTCTTGATTTGCAGGCATTGAAACGTCAGCTTTTAGTGCAGCGGGACGAACTGGAGCGGCTGAGTGCAATTTCGGCGGAAAGCCGCGCGGCGGTTGAACTGGACCAGACGGTACAGGGCCGTCTGTCACGCATGGATGCGATTCAGCAGCAGGAAATGGCCAAGGAAACCGAACGTCGCCGGGCGATTGAGCGCCAGCGGATTGATGCGGCCCTGAAACGGATGGAAGACGGCGATTACGGTTATTGTGTCAAATGCGATGAGGAAATTGTGGCGGCGCGTTTGAATCTTGATCCAGCGACGCCTACATGTATAAACTGTGCGTATTAA
- the lysS gene encoding lysine--tRNA ligase: MGQQPAQQNPSQEPSVNDLREAKLRKLKMLEDAGVNPYPPKFERSHLAACLQATYAELENGVETEDKVAVAGRIRAMRNNGMFIDLHDASGKIQIFCHKENMSEEELEKLNTFDIGDIIGARGTIRRTPRGELSVKVADVVMLTKSLLPLPEKYHGLSDVEQRYRQRYLDLIMNDHAKQTLRSRSKIVRAIRSFLDGKGALEVETPILHPIMGGATAKPFVTHHNALGTDFYLRVAPELYLKRLIVGGFADSVYEIGRNFRNEGISPRHNPEFTMVEAYHTGFDYYDVMDLLEDLIRAVVQETHGSLKIPYGDFEIDFTGPWPRKSMVQLVAEETDIDFLRFETAEEARRAAEDLGISVDPKANWGQVLETVFEEQVEPGLIQPIHVTEHPLDISPLAKVHRDNPRLTERFETFINTWEIGNGYTELNDPTEQRRRFGSQVEAREAGDEEAQMLDEDFVTALEYGLPPTGGWGMGVDRLCMLLTDASNIRDVICFPTLKPKG, encoded by the coding sequence ATGGGACAGCAACCCGCACAGCAAAACCCGTCGCAAGAACCGTCCGTTAACGACCTGCGCGAGGCCAAGCTGCGTAAGCTGAAGATGCTGGAGGATGCCGGTGTTAATCCTTATCCGCCGAAGTTCGAGCGGTCTCACCTCGCGGCCTGTTTGCAGGCGACGTATGCCGAACTGGAAAACGGCGTAGAGACGGAAGACAAGGTTGCCGTGGCGGGGCGTATTCGTGCCATGCGTAATAACGGTATGTTTATCGATTTGCATGATGCTTCCGGCAAGATCCAGATTTTCTGCCATAAAGAGAATATGAGCGAAGAGGAGCTGGAAAAGCTCAATACCTTCGATATCGGTGATATTATTGGCGCGCGCGGTACGATCCGCCGGACGCCGCGCGGGGAACTGTCGGTCAAGGTTGCCGATGTTGTCATGCTGACCAAATCGCTGTTGCCGCTGCCGGAGAAATATCACGGCTTGAGCGATGTCGAGCAGCGCTACCGCCAGCGCTATCTCGATCTGATTATGAACGATCACGCCAAGCAGACGCTTCGGTCCCGGTCGAAAATCGTACGGGCGATCCGCAGTTTTCTCGACGGGAAGGGGGCTTTGGAAGTTGAAACGCCGATTTTGCATCCGATCATGGGCGGCGCGACGGCCAAACCGTTTGTGACGCACCATAACGCACTTGGTACAGACTTTTATCTGCGTGTGGCGCCGGAGCTGTATTTGAAACGTCTGATTGTTGGTGGCTTTGCCGATAGCGTTTATGAAATTGGCCGGAACTTTCGGAACGAGGGGATTTCCCCGCGGCACAATCCGGAATTCACGATGGTTGAGGCTTATCACACCGGCTTTGATTATTATGATGTGATGGACTTGCTTGAGGATTTGATCCGGGCTGTGGTGCAGGAAACGCACGGTTCTCTCAAAATTCCTTATGGGGATTTTGAAATCGACTTTACCGGTCCGTGGCCGCGCAAATCCATGGTACAGCTTGTGGCGGAGGAAACCGATATTGACTTTCTGCGCTTTGAAACAGCCGAGGAAGCGCGCCGTGCAGCCGAAGATCTAGGGATTTCCGTTGATCCGAAAGCGAATTGGGGTCAGGTGCTGGAAACTGTGTTCGAAGAGCAAGTGGAACCGGGGCTGATCCAGCCGATCCATGTGACGGAACATCCGCTGGATATTTCGCCGCTGGCCAAGGTTCACCGCGATAACCCGCGTCTGACCGAGCGTTTTGAGACCTTCATCAACACATGGGAAATCGGCAACGGTTATACCGAGTTGAATGATCCGACCGAGCAGCGCCGCCGTTTCGGCTCGCAGGTTGAGGCACGCGAAGCCGGGGATGAAGAAGCGCAAATGCTGGATGAAGACTTCGTGACGGCGCTGGAATACGGTTTGCCGCCGACCGGGGGCTGGGGCATGGGGGTTGACCGGCTGTGTATGCTTTTGACCGATGCGTCCAACATCCGCGATGTGATTTGTTTCCCGACGCTTAAGCCGAAGGGCTAA
- a CDS encoding ATP-dependent DNA helicase produces the protein MPETAPSPAPPPITLPALSALAVNTREAALLTEDGEVKILPHGRGSMELHKRAVLVCHGPYTRARLGERIDIHACDVLELFAFVHPARFCVPTPAGLANALGLTPPDTLEDAPFTLMESAQALLTDLQREPLKEKGLNALEIARAMGKNGKGWAWAPSICAALGTEYDPSRPIAAKSTFNVWRYLPEWSEDAPPPPPSHHGVSEDESTERLQSLLAPGAEERAAQKEYAAKITAAFAPIAEENKPHTILAEAGTGVGKTLGYLAPASVWAEKNDGPVWVATYTKNLQRQIDQELDRVFPNPELKDNKVTIRKGRENYLCLLNLEDMVAGAALAKYPQQIIAAGIMARWAEATKSGDLQGGDFPGWLPGLLGHPHTTGLADRRGECVFSACDHYHKCFIERSIRKARRADIVIANHALVMIKAVISGPDDPLPQRFIFDEAHHLFDAADSAFAGHLTARETHDLRRWIRGAEGGRQSRARGLKRRIEDLIAGDNEAENEMEAIFHEARTLPAHGWSRRLRDKNPDGPTEKFLALVYNQVHARTHDAHTPYSLETETHPLIDGLADAANLLHNKFKNLQKPMHRLSSILRKKLADQSDTLNSDTRKRMEAMANGLDRRADHTLAGWISMLESLQQPKNESSTFIDWFEIDRIDGKAHDIGYYRHWVDPMIPFSKAIAPFAHGIAMTSATLCDGEGENRDENWETADLRTGALKLTDTPQHFSIPSPFNYEEQTRVFIISDVNKNDVNQLAGAYRALFEAAGGGGLGLFTAINRLRAVQGQIAGPLEEKGLHLYAQHIDQIDTGTLVDIFREDIHACLLGTDAVRDGVDVPGESLRLLVYDRVPWPRPTILHKARREAFGGRAFDEMTTRLKLRQAFGRLIRKSDDRGVFVMLDSALPTKLLDAFPPGAPVSRIGLAECTAEIRRFYKI, from the coding sequence ATGCCTGAAACCGCACCATCTCCTGCTCCACCCCCCATCACACTGCCCGCTCTGTCGGCGCTGGCCGTGAATACGCGGGAGGCCGCGTTACTGACCGAGGATGGCGAAGTCAAAATCCTGCCGCATGGCCGCGGTTCAATGGAATTGCACAAACGCGCAGTGCTGGTTTGCCACGGCCCCTATACGCGGGCCCGTCTGGGAGAACGCATTGATATTCATGCCTGCGACGTGTTGGAACTGTTTGCCTTTGTTCATCCGGCACGCTTTTGCGTCCCGACCCCGGCCGGATTGGCCAATGCTTTGGGGCTAACGCCGCCGGACACACTGGAAGATGCCCCGTTCACCTTGATGGAATCTGCACAGGCTTTGTTAACCGACTTGCAGCGAGAGCCCCTGAAAGAAAAAGGACTGAACGCTCTGGAAATCGCTCGCGCCATGGGTAAGAACGGCAAAGGCTGGGCGTGGGCGCCATCAATCTGCGCCGCGCTAGGAACGGAATACGACCCGTCCCGGCCGATTGCCGCCAAAAGCACATTTAATGTCTGGCGTTATTTGCCGGAATGGAGCGAAGATGCCCCCCCGCCGCCGCCATCCCATCACGGCGTCAGTGAAGACGAATCCACCGAACGGCTGCAATCGTTGCTGGCGCCGGGAGCAGAAGAACGCGCAGCACAAAAAGAATATGCTGCAAAAATCACCGCGGCCTTCGCCCCCATAGCGGAAGAAAACAAGCCACACACCATTCTGGCCGAAGCCGGGACCGGGGTGGGTAAAACCCTCGGCTATCTGGCCCCGGCAAGTGTCTGGGCAGAAAAAAACGATGGGCCTGTGTGGGTGGCAACCTATACCAAAAACCTGCAGCGCCAGATTGATCAGGAACTCGACCGGGTTTTTCCAAATCCCGAACTTAAAGACAACAAAGTAACGATCCGCAAAGGCCGTGAAAATTATCTATGCCTGCTCAATCTGGAAGACATGGTTGCGGGGGCCGCGCTGGCAAAATATCCGCAGCAAATTATCGCTGCCGGCATCATGGCCCGCTGGGCCGAAGCAACCAAAAGCGGTGACCTGCAAGGCGGCGATTTTCCCGGCTGGCTGCCGGGTTTACTGGGACATCCTCACACAACAGGCCTCGCCGACCGGCGCGGCGAATGCGTTTTTTCCGCCTGCGATCATTACCACAAATGCTTCATTGAACGTTCCATTCGTAAAGCACGCAGAGCCGACATTGTCATCGCCAATCACGCATTGGTCATGATTAAAGCCGTCATTTCCGGTCCTGACGATCCCCTGCCCCAGCGTTTTATCTTTGACGAAGCTCACCATTTGTTTGATGCGGCCGACAGCGCCTTTGCCGGCCATTTGACGGCGCGCGAAACGCATGATCTCCGGCGATGGATACGGGGCGCAGAAGGAGGCCGTCAAAGCCGGGCGCGCGGCCTCAAACGCCGGATAGAAGATTTAATCGCTGGCGACAATGAAGCTGAAAATGAGATGGAAGCCATCTTCCACGAAGCCCGAACCTTACCCGCACATGGATGGTCGCGCCGTCTGCGCGACAAGAATCCTGACGGCCCGACAGAAAAATTTTTAGCACTCGTCTATAATCAGGTTCATGCACGCACCCACGATGCTCACACACCTTATTCCCTGGAAACCGAGACACACCCGCTAATTGACGGCTTGGCCGATGCTGCAAATTTATTGCACAACAAGTTCAAAAATTTACAAAAACCCATGCATCGCCTGTCATCCATACTACGAAAAAAACTGGCCGACCAAAGCGACACGCTAAACAGCGACACAAGGAAACGGATGGAAGCCATGGCAAACGGCCTTGACCGCCGAGCCGATCATACGCTGGCCGGATGGATTTCCATGCTTGAATCCTTACAACAACCCAAAAATGAAAGCTCAACATTCATCGACTGGTTCGAGATAGACCGTATAGACGGAAAAGCCCACGATATTGGTTACTATCGTCACTGGGTGGACCCCATGATCCCGTTCAGCAAGGCGATCGCCCCCTTTGCCCATGGCATAGCGATGACATCGGCAACCCTTTGCGACGGGGAAGGAGAAAATAGAGACGAAAACTGGGAAACAGCGGATCTGCGTACAGGGGCTCTCAAGCTCACAGACACCCCTCAGCATTTCTCCATTCCCTCGCCCTTCAATTACGAAGAGCAAACCCGCGTCTTCATCATCAGCGACGTCAATAAGAACGACGTCAACCAGTTAGCCGGCGCTTATCGCGCTTTGTTTGAGGCCGCGGGCGGCGGCGGATTGGGGCTATTCACCGCCATCAACCGCCTGCGCGCGGTTCAGGGCCAGATCGCCGGACCGCTAGAGGAAAAAGGATTGCATCTTTACGCCCAGCATATCGACCAGATCGACACCGGTACACTGGTCGACATTTTCCGCGAAGATATCCATGCCTGCCTTCTGGGAACCGATGCCGTGCGCGACGGAGTCGACGTCCCGGGCGAATCCCTGAGGCTTCTGGTGTATGACCGGGTACCCTGGCCACGCCCCACCATCTTGCACAAAGCCCGGCGCGAAGCCTTTGGCGGACGCGCATTCGATGAAATGACCACACGCCTGAAATT